A part of Pararoseomonas sp. SCSIO 73927 genomic DNA contains:
- the phnL gene encoding phosphonate C-P lyase system protein PhnL encodes MTPDQTTWALKAEGVAKGFTLHLRGGVQIPVLRDAALEVAPGECVALAGPSGAGKSTLMRLLQGNYGADAGSILIRGRDGTTTDLATAPPRAVIALRRDTLGYVSQFLRVIPRVPTIDVVAEPLTARGVAPDEARTRAAALLRRLNLPERLHGLPPATFSGGEQQRVNLARGFAADFPVMLLDEPTASLDAANREVVIALIGEAKARGAALVGIFHDIEVRDRVADRILEVAPLREAA; translated from the coding sequence ATGACCCCGGATCAGACAACCTGGGCACTGAAGGCGGAAGGGGTCGCCAAGGGCTTCACCCTGCACCTGCGCGGCGGGGTGCAGATCCCCGTGCTGCGCGACGCGGCGCTGGAGGTGGCGCCGGGCGAGTGCGTGGCCCTCGCCGGTCCCTCCGGCGCCGGCAAGTCCACGCTGATGCGCCTGCTGCAAGGGAATTACGGCGCGGATGCCGGCAGCATCCTCATCCGCGGGCGCGACGGCACGACCACGGACCTCGCCACCGCCCCTCCGCGCGCGGTGATCGCGCTGCGCCGGGACACGCTGGGCTACGTCTCGCAGTTCCTGCGCGTCATCCCCCGCGTGCCGACGATCGACGTGGTGGCGGAGCCCCTGACCGCGCGCGGCGTGGCCCCCGATGAGGCGCGCACCCGCGCCGCCGCCCTGTTGCGCCGCCTGAACCTGCCGGAGCGCCTGCACGGCCTGCCCCCCGCCACCTTCTCCGGCGGCGAGCAGCAGCGCGTGAACCTCGCGCGCGGCTTCGCGGCGGACTTCCCGGTGATGCTGCTGGACGAGCCGACGGCGAGCCTGGACGCCGCCAACCGCGAGGTGGTGATCGCCCTGATCGGCGAGGCCAAGGCGCGCGGCGCCGCCCTGGTGGGCATCTTCCACGACATCGAGGTGCGCGACCGCGTGGCCGACCGCATCCTGGAGGTCGCGCCGCTGCGGGAAGCGGCTTGA
- a CDS encoding transglutaminase-like domain-containing protein has product MPDPVAEARAAIEAAGRLPDDELDLAAVALQFARIDAPEADWHAAADRISDLVRAVLSGPAPEEAEARRALLARVIHEEGGYAGDSDTYDDPRNANLIRVTERRRGLPVTIGVLWLHAAEAAGWAARGLDFPGHFLIAIDGTTRRGSVVVDPFGGGVALPAPALRALIKRVEGPEAELRPGMLAPMSRRAVLLRLQTNIRLRRLQANDLDGALACTSDMLRLAPDAAPLWREAAVMNARLGQLGAAIEAMDRFLELVPVGDAAARGREMIEEWRAQLN; this is encoded by the coding sequence ATGCCGGATCCCGTCGCCGAGGCGCGCGCCGCGATCGAGGCGGCCGGCCGGCTGCCGGACGACGAGCTGGACCTGGCCGCCGTGGCGCTGCAATTCGCCCGCATCGACGCGCCGGAGGCTGACTGGCACGCCGCCGCCGACCGCATCTCCGACCTCGTCCGCGCCGTGCTCTCCGGCCCGGCCCCGGAGGAGGCGGAGGCGCGCCGCGCCCTGCTCGCCCGCGTGATCCACGAGGAGGGCGGCTACGCCGGCGACAGTGACACCTACGACGACCCGCGCAACGCCAACCTGATCCGGGTGACGGAGCGCCGGCGCGGACTGCCCGTGACCATCGGCGTGCTCTGGCTGCACGCGGCGGAGGCGGCGGGCTGGGCGGCACGCGGGCTCGACTTCCCCGGCCACTTCCTCATCGCCATCGACGGCACCACCCGCCGCGGCTCCGTGGTGGTGGACCCCTTCGGCGGCGGCGTGGCCCTGCCCGCGCCCGCACTCCGCGCCCTCATCAAGCGCGTCGAAGGCCCGGAGGCCGAACTGCGCCCGGGCATGCTGGCCCCGATGAGCCGCCGCGCCGTGCTGCTGCGCCTGCAGACGAACATCCGCCTTCGCCGCCTCCAGGCCAACGATCTGGACGGCGCCCTGGCCTGCACCAGCGACATGCTGCGTCTGGCGCCCGATGCCGCCCCGCTCTGGCGGGAAGCCGCCGTGATGAACGCCCGCCTGGGCCAGCTGGGCGCGGCGATCGAGGCGATGGACCGCTTCCTGGAACTCGTCCCTGTCGGCGATGCCGCGGCACGCGGGCGGGAGATGATCGAGGAATGGCGGGCACAGCTGAACTAA
- the phnF gene encoding phosphonate metabolism transcriptional regulator PhnF, with the protein MTAPDNITSWRDVEATLAAEIRAGSPGPGERLPTEPALMIRFAVGRHSVRRAVAGLEAQGLVQTRQGSGTYVRPAPVLDYRLSERTRFSENLLGQGREPSGRSLGAALLPASPEVARALRLPPEEPVHNLRRLGLADGVPINVSDSYYPARRFPGLGEERGRVESVTALLAAYGVSDYRRLSSTVLTRLPDAEEARLLDQPAGWPVLVVRKVDADLAGVPVAYSETVWAGERVQLSVDHAHAADLGEMPDVVG; encoded by the coding sequence ATGACAGCACCCGACAACATCACCTCCTGGCGCGACGTCGAGGCGACCCTGGCGGCGGAGATCCGTGCGGGGAGTCCTGGCCCGGGCGAGCGGCTGCCGACCGAGCCGGCGCTGATGATCCGTTTCGCGGTGGGCCGGCACAGCGTGCGGCGCGCGGTGGCGGGGCTGGAGGCGCAGGGGCTGGTGCAGACGCGCCAGGGCAGCGGCACCTACGTGCGGCCGGCGCCGGTGTTGGACTACCGTCTCTCCGAGCGGACGCGCTTCTCCGAGAATCTGCTGGGTCAGGGGCGGGAGCCGTCCGGGCGGTCGCTCGGGGCGGCGCTGCTGCCGGCCTCGCCGGAGGTGGCGCGGGCGCTGCGCCTGCCGCCGGAGGAGCCGGTGCACAACCTCCGCCGGCTGGGCTTGGCGGACGGGGTGCCGATCAACGTCTCCGATTCCTACTACCCCGCGCGCCGCTTTCCCGGCCTGGGTGAGGAGCGGGGGAGGGTGGAGAGCGTGACCGCCCTGCTCGCGGCCTACGGGGTGTCGGACTACCGGCGGCTGAGCAGCACGGTGCTGACGCGCCTTCCGGACGCCGAGGAGGCGCGGCTGCTGGACCAGCCCGCGGGCTGGCCAGTGCTGGTGGTGCGGAAGGTGGACGCCGATCTGGCCGGGGTACCGGTCGCCTACTCGGAAACGGTCTGGGCCGGGGAGCGGGTGCAGCTCTCGGTAGACCACGCGCATGCCGCTGATCTTGGAGAGATGCCCGATGTGGTTGGATGA
- a CDS encoding alpha-D-ribose 1-methylphosphonate 5-triphosphate diphosphatase gives MWLDEIRLVLPDRVVARGAVRIEGGAIAEVVERAGPAAALTLMPGIVDLHGDMIEKEVEPRPDCAFPLDVAVANLDSRLAASGVTTAYAGVSFAEGKKGLRSEERAGELVEAVARLRGHARTDLRVHARFEVTNARAEPVMRDLIARGMVDMVSLTDHTPGQGQYRNVEQYVAYYSRTQNRTEEEARARAEARMAAPPAWEIARAVTELARGQGLPIASHDDDTPEKVALMHSLGATISEFPVTIEAARAAREMGMATLMGAPNALRGRSMTGNITALLVMEAGLLDALAADYHQGAMLPAVATWVREGRLPLHEAIALLTVNPARAAGLTDRGAIAPGLRADLVLLETSEAAGAPPPRVRAVWREGRMIHSDGWSPAVMAVAEAA, from the coding sequence ATGTGGTTGGATGAAATCCGCCTGGTCCTGCCGGACCGCGTGGTGGCGCGCGGCGCCGTGCGGATCGAGGGCGGGGCGATCGCCGAGGTGGTGGAGCGCGCGGGCCCGGCGGCGGCCCTGACGCTGATGCCGGGGATCGTGGACCTGCACGGGGACATGATTGAGAAGGAGGTGGAGCCGCGGCCGGACTGCGCCTTCCCGCTGGATGTCGCGGTGGCGAACCTGGATTCCCGCCTGGCGGCCTCCGGCGTCACCACCGCTTATGCCGGCGTCTCCTTCGCCGAGGGCAAGAAGGGGCTGCGGAGCGAGGAGCGGGCGGGGGAACTGGTGGAGGCGGTGGCGCGGCTGCGCGGCCACGCCCGCACCGACCTGCGCGTTCACGCCCGCTTCGAGGTGACGAACGCGCGCGCGGAGCCCGTGATGCGGGACCTGATCGCGCGGGGGATGGTGGACATGGTCTCCCTGACCGATCACACGCCGGGGCAGGGGCAGTACCGCAACGTCGAGCAGTACGTCGCCTATTACAGCCGCACGCAGAACCGGACGGAGGAGGAGGCGCGGGCGCGCGCCGAGGCCCGCATGGCCGCCCCGCCGGCCTGGGAGATTGCGCGGGCGGTGACGGAGCTGGCCCGTGGGCAGGGCCTGCCCATCGCCTCGCACGACGACGACACGCCGGAGAAGGTGGCGCTGATGCACTCGCTCGGCGCCACGATCTCCGAGTTCCCCGTGACGATCGAGGCCGCGCGCGCGGCGCGGGAGATGGGGATGGCCACGCTGATGGGCGCGCCGAACGCGCTGCGCGGCCGGAGCATGACGGGGAACATCACCGCGCTCCTCGTGATGGAGGCGGGGCTGCTGGACGCGCTGGCGGCGGATTACCACCAGGGCGCCATGCTGCCGGCGGTGGCCACCTGGGTTCGCGAAGGGCGGCTGCCCCTGCACGAGGCGATCGCGCTGCTGACGGTGAACCCGGCCCGCGCGGCGGGGCTGACGGACCGTGGCGCCATCGCGCCGGGCCTGCGCGCCGACCTGGTGCTGCTGGAGACCTCCGAGGCCGCCGGCGCCCCGCCGCCGCGGGTGCGCGCCGTGTGGCGCGAGGGGCGGATGATCCATTCCGACGGCTGGTCCCCCGCCGTAATGGCCGTGGCGGAGGCGGCGTGA
- a CDS encoding 5'-nucleotidase C-terminal domain-containing protein, with the protein MRHDPTPFLPRRALLRAAATLPLSAALAAPAIRRAPAAEGARIALVHLNDFHSRHEGVAEGGAACREGRPCNGTSARLAGAIREARAAALAEGRAPFLLDAGDQFMGSLFYTHHRGLAEAAVQRAVGTAAMALGNHEFDNGPEALARYAAAVPFPLLSANLDARAEPLLRDRVTATAVLESGGARIGVVGLTTTETATSSSPGPNLVFTDPLAAAERAVHDLRRREIGTVVVLSHLGLALDRRLAAEVAGIDAIVGGHSHLLLADGLPGAVGPHPTLVQGRDRDVRITQVACHGRYLGRLDLDLAPDGRVAAHAGAVRPIDPEVAADPEVSAIVAEYARPLGELRRRPTGRAEAPFPNEPCRNGECALGSLVAEAVLARTPGAEIAIVNGGGLRAGLPAGTLTYGDVLAVLPFGNTLATLTIRGGALRAVLENGLSRLPAPAGRFPQIAGLRLTFDPAAPPGQRLREVRTAEGPLDPDRAYRVVTNNFLRAGGDGYGVLRNEALEAYDDGPLLEEVVADHLRARGPVTPVLDGRIGRG; encoded by the coding sequence ATGCGGCACGATCCCACCCCATTCCTGCCCCGCCGCGCGCTGCTGCGCGCCGCGGCCACCCTGCCGCTGTCGGCCGCCCTGGCCGCCCCGGCCATCCGCCGCGCTCCCGCTGCGGAGGGGGCGCGGATCGCGCTGGTGCATCTCAACGACTTCCACTCCCGGCACGAGGGCGTGGCCGAGGGCGGCGCGGCCTGCCGCGAGGGGCGCCCCTGCAACGGCACCTCCGCCCGCCTGGCCGGCGCCATCCGCGAAGCCCGCGCCGCCGCGCTGGCGGAGGGGCGCGCGCCCTTCCTGCTGGACGCGGGCGATCAGTTCATGGGCAGCCTGTTCTACACCCACCACCGCGGCCTGGCGGAGGCGGCGGTGCAGCGCGCGGTCGGCACCGCCGCCATGGCGCTGGGGAACCACGAGTTCGACAACGGGCCGGAGGCCCTGGCCCGCTACGCCGCCGCCGTGCCCTTCCCCCTGCTCTCGGCGAACCTGGACGCGCGCGCGGAGCCGCTGCTGCGGGACCGCGTCACCGCCACCGCGGTCCTCGAATCGGGCGGCGCACGGATCGGCGTGGTCGGCCTCACCACTACCGAGACGGCCACCTCCTCCTCCCCCGGCCCCAACCTCGTCTTCACTGACCCGCTGGCGGCCGCCGAGCGCGCCGTCCACGACCTGCGCCGCCGGGAGATCGGCACCGTGGTCGTCCTCTCCCATCTCGGCCTGGCGCTGGACCGGCGGCTGGCGGCGGAGGTGGCGGGGATCGACGCGATCGTCGGCGGCCACTCCCACCTCCTCCTCGCCGACGGGCTGCCCGGCGCGGTCGGGCCGCATCCCACCCTCGTGCAGGGGCGGGACCGCGACGTGCGAATTACCCAGGTGGCCTGCCACGGCCGCTACCTCGGCCGACTGGACCTGGACCTCGCCCCGGACGGGCGCGTGGCGGCGCATGCCGGCGCCGTCCGCCCCATCGACCCGGAGGTGGCGGCGGACCCGGAGGTCTCGGCAATCGTCGCGGAGTACGCGAGGCCGCTGGGCGAGCTGCGGCGCCGCCCCACTGGCCGGGCGGAGGCCCCTTTCCCCAACGAGCCCTGCCGGAACGGCGAGTGCGCCCTCGGCAGCCTTGTGGCGGAGGCCGTTCTCGCCCGCACCCCCGGCGCGGAGATCGCGATCGTCAACGGCGGGGGCCTGCGGGCCGGCCTTCCCGCCGGCACCCTGACCTATGGCGACGTGCTGGCCGTGCTGCCCTTCGGCAACACCCTGGCCACCCTCACGATCCGTGGCGGCGCCCTGCGCGCGGTGCTGGAGAACGGCCTCTCCCGCCTGCCAGCGCCCGCCGGCCGCTTCCCCCAGATCGCCGGGCTGCGCCTGACCTTCGACCCCGCCGCCCCGCCCGGCCAGCGCCTGCGCGAGGTGCGGACGGCCGAGGGCCCGCTGGACCCGGACCGGGCCTACCGCGTGGTGACGAACAACTTCCTGCGCGCCGGCGGCGACGGCTACGGCGTGCTGCGGAACGAGGCGCTGGAGGCCTATGACGACGGGCCGCTGCTGGAGGAGGTGGTGGCGGACCACCTGCGGGCGCGCGGGCCCGTGACGCCGGTGCTGGACGGGCGCATCGGCCGGGGCTGA
- a CDS encoding alpha-D-ribose 1-methylphosphonate 5-phosphate C-P-lyase PhnJ, which produces MSGYNFAYLDEGTKRMIRRALLKAVAVPGFQVPFGSREMPLPYGWGTGGIQVTAAVIGPEDTLKVIDQGADDTTNAVSIRRFFARVAPGLRTTESTTEATVIQTRHRIPETPLREGQVMVYQVPQPEPLFRLEPRRAETRRLHALADYGLMQVKLYEDIARHGRVASSYDHPVMVGERYLMSPSPIPSFDNPKMHMSPALQLFGAGRERRLYAVPPYTAVRSLDFEDHPFVPLRANGRCTLCGSGESYLDEVVTDDRGGRMFVCSDTDYCGTRQAAMKEAAE; this is translated from the coding sequence ATGAGCGGCTACAACTTCGCCTACCTGGACGAGGGCACGAAGCGGATGATCCGCCGCGCCCTGCTGAAGGCCGTGGCCGTGCCTGGCTTCCAGGTGCCCTTCGGATCGCGCGAGATGCCGCTGCCCTATGGCTGGGGCACCGGCGGCATCCAGGTGACGGCCGCGGTGATCGGGCCGGAGGACACGCTGAAGGTCATCGACCAGGGCGCGGACGACACCACCAACGCCGTCTCCATCCGCCGCTTCTTCGCCCGCGTGGCGCCGGGGCTGCGCACCACGGAGAGCACGACGGAGGCGACGGTGATCCAGACCCGCCACCGCATCCCCGAGACGCCGCTGCGGGAAGGCCAGGTGATGGTCTACCAGGTGCCGCAGCCCGAGCCGCTGTTCCGGCTGGAGCCGCGCCGCGCGGAGACGCGCCGGCTGCACGCGCTGGCGGATTATGGGCTGATGCAGGTGAAGCTGTACGAGGATATCGCGCGGCACGGCCGCGTCGCCTCCTCCTACGACCACCCGGTCATGGTGGGCGAGCGCTACCTCATGTCGCCCTCGCCCATCCCCTCCTTCGACAACCCGAAAATGCACATGTCCCCCGCGCTCCAGCTCTTCGGCGCCGGGCGCGAGCGGCGGCTCTACGCCGTGCCACCCTACACGGCGGTGCGAAGCCTGGACTTCGAGGACCATCCCTTCGTGCCTCTGCGCGCGAATGGCCGTTGCACCCTCTGCGGCTCGGGCGAGAGCTACCTGGATGAGGTGGTGACGGACGACCGGGGCGGGCGGATGTTCGTCTGCTCCGACACGGATTACTGCGGCACCCGCCAAGCCGCGATGAAGGAGGCGGCGGAATGA
- the phnN gene encoding phosphonate metabolism protein/1,5-bisphosphokinase (PRPP-forming) PhnN — protein MRGTLVAVVGPSGAGKDTLMEAARAALVRDPRVAFLRRAITRPAEAGGEDHLPLSREAFLVGRDTGHFALWWEAHGLLYGIPAGPLETALAKGRAAVANLSRRALADAAARFPLRVVEITASPEVLSARLAARGREGAEDIARRLAREAPLPAGLTVETVRNDGTVEAGAEALLRALRNALPAAAVAG, from the coding sequence TTGAGGGGCACCCTGGTCGCCGTCGTCGGCCCCTCCGGCGCCGGCAAGGACACGCTGATGGAGGCAGCCCGCGCCGCGCTGGTGCGGGACCCGCGCGTGGCCTTTCTGCGCCGCGCCATCACCCGCCCGGCCGAGGCCGGCGGGGAGGACCACCTCCCCCTCTCGCGCGAGGCCTTTCTCGTCGGGCGGGACACCGGCCACTTCGCCCTGTGGTGGGAGGCGCACGGCCTGCTCTACGGCATCCCGGCCGGCCCGCTGGAGACGGCGCTGGCGAAAGGCCGCGCGGCGGTGGCCAACCTCTCCCGCCGCGCCCTGGCGGACGCCGCCGCCCGCTTCCCGCTGCGGGTGGTGGAGATCACCGCCTCTCCGGAGGTCCTCTCCGCCCGCCTCGCTGCCCGCGGGCGCGAGGGTGCGGAGGACATCGCCCGCCGCCTCGCGCGCGAGGCCCCGCTGCCCGCCGGCCTGACCGTCGAGACCGTGCGCAACGACGGCACGGTGGAGGCCGGCGCCGAGGCCCTGCTGCGCGCGCTGCGGAATGCTCTCCCCGCCGCGGCCGTCGCGGGATAG
- a CDS encoding carbon-phosphorus lyase complex subunit PhnI, with product MYVAVKGGETAIANAHAWLDEERRGDPSVPELTTDQVAEQLTLAVDRAMSEGSLYDPGLGALAVKQARGDGIEAAFLLRAYRTTLPRFAASLPVDTGAMAVRRRVSATYKDLPGGQVLGPTFDYTHRLLDFALAAEGYAPARSEEAEPGEDAAFPRVTGLLAGEGLMAPEVASEEEPADVTRTPTTYPATRALRLQRLARGDEGFLLGMAYSTQRGYGNSHPFVGELRQGSVAVSIVPEELGFEIEIGEIEVTECEMVNQFKGSRSEPPQFTRGYGLTFGRLERRAMSMALVDRALRAEELGEDATAPAQDEEFVLNHSDNIEATGFLEHLKLPHYVDFQSELESVRAMRAQVEAERAAPQAFKEAAE from the coding sequence ATGTACGTCGCGGTGAAGGGCGGAGAGACCGCCATCGCCAACGCCCATGCCTGGCTGGACGAGGAGCGGCGCGGCGATCCTTCCGTGCCGGAGCTCACCACCGATCAGGTGGCGGAGCAGCTGACGCTGGCGGTGGACCGCGCCATGTCGGAGGGCTCGCTCTACGATCCCGGCCTTGGCGCGCTGGCGGTGAAGCAGGCGCGGGGCGACGGAATCGAGGCGGCTTTTCTGCTGCGCGCCTATCGCACCACCCTGCCGCGCTTCGCGGCGAGCCTGCCGGTGGACACGGGCGCAATGGCCGTGCGGCGGCGCGTCTCCGCCACCTACAAGGACCTGCCGGGCGGGCAGGTGCTGGGCCCGACCTTCGACTACACGCACCGCCTGCTGGACTTCGCCCTGGCCGCCGAGGGCTATGCCCCGGCGCGGTCCGAGGAGGCCGAGCCCGGCGAGGACGCGGCCTTCCCGCGCGTGACCGGGCTGCTGGCGGGCGAGGGACTGATGGCCCCCGAGGTCGCGAGCGAGGAGGAGCCGGCGGACGTGACGCGCACGCCGACCACCTACCCCGCCACCCGCGCGCTGCGGCTGCAGCGGCTGGCGCGCGGCGACGAGGGTTTCCTGCTGGGCATGGCCTATTCCACCCAGCGCGGCTACGGCAACAGCCACCCCTTCGTGGGCGAGTTGCGGCAGGGATCCGTCGCCGTCTCCATCGTGCCGGAGGAGCTGGGGTTCGAGATCGAGATCGGCGAGATCGAGGTCACCGAGTGCGAGATGGTGAACCAGTTCAAGGGATCGCGCAGCGAGCCGCCGCAGTTCACGCGCGGCTACGGCCTGACCTTTGGGCGGCTGGAGCGGCGGGCCATGTCCATGGCGCTTGTGGATCGCGCCCTGCGGGCGGAGGAGCTGGGAGAGGACGCCACGGCGCCGGCGCAGGACGAGGAGTTCGTCCTCAACCACTCCGACAACATCGAGGCCACGGGCTTCCTCGAGCACCTGAAGCTGCCGCACTACGTGGACTTCCAGAGCGAACTGGAATCCGTCCGCGCCATGCGCGCCCAGGTGGAGGCGGAACGCGCCGCACCGCAGGCCTTCAAGGAGGCTGCGGAATGA
- a CDS encoding histidine triad nucleotide-binding protein yields the protein MPPTGLPPYDDTNIFARILRGEIPSRRVHEDEFAVAFHDINPQAPVHVLVIPRGAYVSLADFSASASEAEIAGFWRAVGRVAKELGLEARGYRALTNMGPEGGQEVPHFHVHLFGGRPLGRMVPASGA from the coding sequence ATGCCCCCGACCGGCCTGCCGCCGTATGACGACACGAACATCTTCGCCCGCATCCTACGCGGCGAGATCCCCAGCCGCCGCGTGCACGAGGACGAGTTCGCCGTCGCTTTCCACGACATCAACCCGCAGGCCCCCGTGCACGTGCTGGTGATCCCGCGCGGCGCCTACGTCTCCCTCGCCGATTTCAGCGCCTCCGCCTCCGAGGCCGAGATCGCCGGCTTCTGGCGCGCCGTGGGCCGCGTGGCGAAGGAGCTCGGGCTTGAGGCGCGGGGCTACCGCGCCCTGACGAACATGGGGCCGGAAGGCGGGCAGGAGGTTCCGCACTTCCACGTCCACCTCTTCGGCGGCCGGCCGCTGGGGCGCATGGTCCCGGCCAGCGGGGCCTGA
- the phnG gene encoding phosphonate C-P lyase system protein PhnG → MADNTERQRWMGVLAKSNAVAIEARLADAPALPPHTRLRGPETGLVMVRGRAGGDGAPFNLGEMTVTRCAVRLADGTVGHAYLAGRDARAAELAAALDAALQDPARRPALMAAVVEPLAAAQSEAREREARRAAATRVRFLAMETTR, encoded by the coding sequence ATGGCCGACAACACCGAGCGCCAGCGCTGGATGGGCGTTCTCGCCAAGTCCAACGCGGTAGCGATCGAGGCGCGGTTGGCGGATGCCCCCGCGCTTCCGCCCCACACCCGCCTTCGCGGCCCGGAAACGGGCCTGGTGATGGTGCGCGGCCGGGCGGGCGGCGACGGCGCGCCTTTCAACCTCGGCGAGATGACCGTGACCCGCTGCGCCGTGCGTCTGGCGGACGGCACGGTGGGCCACGCCTACCTCGCGGGTCGTGACGCCCGCGCGGCGGAACTGGCGGCGGCTTTGGACGCCGCGCTTCAGGACCCGGCGCGCCGCCCGGCGCTGATGGCGGCCGTGGTGGAGCCGCTGGCCGCCGCGCAGTCCGAAGCCCGCGAGCGGGAGGCCCGCCGCGCCGCCGCCACCCGCGTGCGCTTCCTGGCGATGGAGACCACCCGATGA
- the phnH gene encoding phosphonate C-P lyase system protein PhnH yields the protein MTGLLPGFADPVADAQSTFRAVLEAMARPGRVQRLSAPPAPPAPLSPAAGAVLLALADGETPLWLDAGADASEWARFHAGCPVVNDAGEAEFVLAVGAPPALSALQVGTDEDPHRSATLIVQVSALEEGTGWRLTGPGIEHEHRLHVTGAPDGFLAGWATNRALSPRGVDVILCAGDRVASLPRGTAIEEG from the coding sequence ATGACCGGCCTGCTGCCCGGCTTCGCCGACCCGGTCGCCGACGCCCAGTCCACCTTCCGCGCCGTTCTGGAAGCGATGGCCCGCCCGGGCCGGGTGCAACGCCTCTCCGCGCCACCCGCCCCGCCCGCACCGCTCTCCCCGGCGGCCGGTGCCGTGCTGCTGGCGCTGGCGGATGGCGAGACGCCGCTGTGGCTGGATGCCGGGGCGGACGCTTCGGAGTGGGCGCGCTTCCACGCGGGCTGCCCGGTGGTGAACGACGCGGGCGAGGCCGAATTCGTCCTCGCCGTCGGCGCGCCGCCTGCGCTCTCCGCCCTGCAAGTGGGCACGGATGAGGACCCGCACCGCTCCGCCACGCTGATCGTGCAGGTGTCCGCGCTGGAGGAAGGCACCGGCTGGCGCCTGACCGGCCCGGGGATTGAGCACGAGCACCGCCTGCACGTCACCGGCGCGCCGGATGGCTTCCTGGCGGGGTGGGCGACCAACCGCGCGCTCTCCCCGCGCGGGGTGGACGTCATCCTCTGCGCGGGGGACCGCGTCGCGTCCCTGCCGCGCGGCACAGCGATCGAGGAGGGCTGA
- the phnK gene encoding phosphonate C-P lyase system protein PhnK: protein MSDEPILSASGLRLSFGPVRALDDVSIDIWPGEVLAIVGESGSGKSTLLRVLAGETRPDAGIVTYRDPQGATRDVHGMTEAARRRLARTEWGFVHQDPRDGLRMAVSAGGNVGERLMAVGDRHYGNIREEAARWLERVEIPRSRIDDAPRLFSGGMRQRLQIARTLVTRPRLVFMDEPTGGLDVSVQARLLDLIRALVADLGIAVILVTHDIAAARLLAHRMVVMRQGRVVEEGLTDRVLDDPRHPYTQLLVSSVLAA from the coding sequence ATGAGTGACGAACCCATCCTTTCCGCGAGCGGCCTGCGCCTTTCCTTCGGGCCGGTGCGGGCGCTGGACGACGTCTCGATCGACATCTGGCCCGGCGAGGTCCTGGCGATCGTCGGTGAATCCGGCTCCGGCAAGTCCACCCTGCTGCGCGTGCTGGCGGGAGAGACGCGGCCGGATGCGGGGATCGTGACCTACCGCGATCCCCAGGGCGCAACGCGCGACGTGCACGGGATGACTGAGGCCGCGCGCCGCCGTCTCGCGCGCACGGAGTGGGGCTTCGTCCACCAGGACCCGCGCGACGGGTTGCGCATGGCCGTCTCCGCCGGCGGCAATGTCGGCGAGCGGCTGATGGCGGTGGGCGACCGCCACTACGGCAACATCCGCGAGGAGGCGGCGCGCTGGCTGGAGCGGGTGGAGATCCCCCGCAGCCGCATCGACGACGCGCCGCGCCTCTTCTCCGGCGGCATGCGCCAACGCCTGCAGATCGCGCGCACCCTCGTCACCCGCCCGCGCCTGGTCTTCATGGACGAGCCGACGGGCGGCCTCGACGTCTCCGTGCAGGCGCGGCTGCTGGACCTGATCCGTGCTCTGGTGGCCGATCTCGGCATCGCCGTGATCCTCGTCACCCATGACATTGCGGCCGCGCGGCTGCTGGCCCACCGGATGGTGGTGATGCGGCAGGGCCGCGTGGTGGAGGAAGGCTTGACCGACCGCGTGCTGGACGACCCGCGCCACCCCTACACGCAACTCCTCGTCTCCTCGGTGCTCGCGGCATGA